A stretch of DNA from Malus sylvestris chromosome 9, drMalSylv7.2, whole genome shotgun sequence:
AGAGGCAGCCCCCTCTTTTTCAAGCATCTTTTGAAAACAATCGGAAGCCTTATCGAGAGCACCAGCTACACAGTGACCCTCAATTAAGGACGACCATATCTTGTAATCCGAACTGCGCCCAGAAGCTTCCATATCACTAATGAATTCACTTGTTGCCCCCTTTTTGCCAGCACTACTAAGCCGGAATGCAATCCTACTCTGTAAACCACCACTAGCTACAAGTCCACCTTCCTCCATTGCTTTGAAAACCGTATTGCACTGTCCATATCTACCAACACCATTCAGAGACTTAAGGACTGCATTGAGCATTGAATCTGTCAGCACATTCCCATTATCTGCAAAAATCCTCACAACTCTAGAAAATAGACTCATATCCAGCTGCTTACCACCCGCTATTTTCCTCAACAGAAAGGTACAACAATGCACCGAAGGCTTATTTGCGCCAGCCATTGCAAACTCATACAAGTCCACAGCATCCTTCATCATTTTCCTCTTACAAAATCGCCCTAAAGCCTTAACATACGTCTCCATCTCCAGTTCATACCCATTGCTCCTCATTTCATCAACAACTTTCCAAAACCTATCTATGCAATCTTCCCTGCCCAATACCCTAGCAATAGCATTATAAGTCTGTTGATCATGCTTCAACAGACCACTCTCCTCCATCCACCGAAAAAATATCAGTGCTTTTGCTGGCTCTGTACTAAGACTTTCCAACGCCATTTTAACCATGTCACTAGAAAATGCAACACTCAAATCCCGTATTTGCCTCTCAACATCCTCACTCCACACCTCATTTCTAACAATCTTACACACCCTCGAACAAATCTTATCCGGGGAATTGTCAGTAGACCCCGCTGCAAAAACCGCTCTCAACTTCTCAACATCACCATCCAACCCATCCTTCTCAAACTTTTCTAAAGCTTTATCCtgcacccatttcgacacaccATACCCTTTCTTCTTCATAACAGCAACCAAATCCCAAAATTCATTCACAAACCCATTAACCCCGAAAACACTCAGCATCGAATTATACGACTTGGAGCTCAATCTCTCACCTTCACATGACAAAACCCAATCGAAAAACCTCCTCGCCACATCGGGGCTCGATTCGAGGCTCTTCAAAACCTTCAACACCAACTCATGGCTAATCACAACATTGTTCGACTCCAATTCTTTCCTAATCTCATCCGCACCCTTAGGACTAGCGAAAATATCAGCTACAACTCCATGATCGGAGTCCTTGAGCTCGAGTGCCGGCTCAGATGAGAGGCTGCGGGACAAGGGGTTTCTAGAGTTTATCGATTTTGCTAATTGGGAATTGAAAATGGGCAGCAAAGGTGAAAGCTTTGGGTCGAGAGTGTCATTGTGGAACAGAGAAGTGAAAGAGCTAAGTGAATGGAGATTGAATTGGGAGTTTACCTGAGAGCACGACGGTTTTATGAATTCGTGCGGCGGAGGGCGGCGGCGAGCTCGGAGGAGCAGCAAACGCCATTGCTGTCTCATCGCTTGCATCAGGGTTTTCCGGGTGAGGTAGCGACGAGGGATGAAATTGCGTCTGAGAgaggaaattagggtttttggaagAGTTTTTTCTTGATAGAATAGTAACGTTCGTGAAATACCAAAAGTAACCTCGTTTAGTTTTCAAATTCCACTTGCATCGGTGACCGAAAAAAATCAGCCTCAGTATCTTTTGAAACTTAAAAGAAAATCCCAAGTTAAAAGTTCAAGTTATTATAACATTTGTTATTAAATTAAGTTGTTTATTACGTGGTTTAATCGAATTCTCATATGTTCtagtataaaaatattgatgtattaaaaaaaaaaaaaacatttaatgtACCGTATTGTGTCTCCATTACTATACTTTATTTGGTTTTCGTTCTTCCCTTGCTATACATGCCATAGCACCTACCTTCGCTTAGTTCACTTTCTACCTCTTAATTATCTAatttagtttgataatttttcttttacaaatcATAGGCAGATGTTCATGACGTATTTAAATACTTTAAATcgttcctttcttttgttctcTGGGTTTCTACTCATTTTTTCACATAATTCTTCATTGAAATTTTAGTTAATCATGTGACCATGTTCTTCACTACATGTTCAATTCACGTAAGAGCTTTTCAACATCACCTGAGTAAAGATTTTCAGCGGCCCCATGCTTACTGCTAAAAAAATTCCCCTTCAAGGTTCCGGATTTCCCtttcaaatccaaaaatttaTCAAACTATGCACTTTTTCTGGTGAAATGAAAAAccattaaataaaagaaaaactaatgaaaaattcttgaaatttttgaattttaatgaaaatgacaaaataaagagtgaagtgaatagtatcatgattgactttttagtgtaaaaattgatttttcgttaaagtaaacaataccggaaacatttcgttaaaatttcttaaataaaataaagaatgatCATTGCAAACACAAGAATAAACAAGTGGGACGAGTACCAAAATGTATTTTAGGCTTTTAGCCCGTGACACTTTCAGCGGGCTTTGGTAACACAAGCGACCAGTGACATGGGCATTTTGTTGCAAGTAAAAATTCTATGGCCAATAATCCTACCTAGGgttggttcggtatgggataccgaacCAAAAACAGCATATCAAGTCCCAAACTGACTATTTTCGGGATGGAAATTTGACAACCGATCTCAAACTAAAATTTCGGTATTCCCGAAGTTCGGGATTTTCGAAATATTTTCGGTATTTCGGGATTTCCCGAAATCGAACCtgcattaaaaatataaaatttaaaacccCAATTTAAAATTAGAGACTGCGGTGaatcgatgaaaattgaaggttgagagagagagagagagacaaagtGCAGAGATAGTCAGACCTTCGTCTTCCTTCTGACCCGAGCCCCCAATTCGAAACCCTAAGCCCCAATTTGAAACCTTAACCTTGATTTGGAAACCCACACATATAGAGAATCGCTAGAGAATCAGAGGTGGGGACGAAGCAGTGAGGCGTGGTGGTGGCCGGAGTGGAGAAAGTTGGTCGGAGTTTGATTGTGAGAGGATGGGTGGGTCTTCGAATTTGAGAGGATAGACAGAAAGAGTTTGAGACTTTGGCGAAGGCAGAGATGGGAGACACTTTGTCTAAAGAGTCTGAGTCTTTAGACATCTTTCTGCCAACTTTCCTTATGTTAATATTAATGccctacatattttctatagtTGTTAGATTAAACATTCATCCCTTTTAAAGATTTGATTAAGGTGCTTCAATCAATTGCCACCTCAATAATTTTCTATTCATTTAATTTCCATGTCAttaatttaaatgcatttatataGAGACATAAGGTAGCTTAGCAACTAATTGCCTATAATATAGGAATTTAATTTCCTCAATCCCCTTCTGCACATTAAatgacatttttttaataaaataaaataaaaaattatttaaataattccTCATTTCCTTATTAtcagtatttaaaaaaaatactctttctattaaaattgtatcaataaaaagtcttcaatacatatttttttttcatgtatagATATATAAAAACTATACTTAAAACTTATGGTACATTTGAGAACAAAAGTATCGACTTTTGGTACGTTTAGATTTCAAATGTACCGAGAaaccaaatgtaccaaaaatcCAAATGTACCCATTGTTATGTAACCTTTTTGGTACGTTTAGATTTCAAATATACAGAGAAACCAAATgtaccataaaaccaaatgtGCCCATTGTCAGGTAATCCTGTTGGTACGTTTAGATTCCTATTGTACCAAAAgaccaaatgaacaaaaaatctCAAATGTACCACAAAACCAAATGTCTCTATCAGATAACCATTTTGGTACATTTACATTCCAAATGTACcaagaaatacaaaaaatcaAATCGACTATAAAACTAAATGTGTCCATGTTGTAGGTAACTAGACGTAGCTATATAATCAAACAAATCTTTACTATGTGTTGGGTcttctaaataataaaatttgacaattttttttataaatattctacaatattcacaaaaaaaaaagtaaatattaaaacaaacaataaaaaatgcatagagatggataataaatgcataaatatagggataatagaaaagaaaaaaaaaagaaaatgaaatgccCAGGAGATGgataatgacacaccccgtcccgaaggagggcatgctggccgtcacgtgagagtgacgtaaccatttgcacagtacggaagctttaagatacaatttaaattgatacacccgaaggtgagtcctaattttgtccaatctgtcagaacaccgtcgaattcctcgtagtcaccacacctttgtgattcctgaacctggaggggcgcaaaaccaaaattgagtgggtcagtaaaacaattcttttccaaatccaaacatttctcaaaacgttgtaacccctctccgtaaaacctgtatactttcccagaaatgtaaaatataaatatacatatatattctcaaaacttcatttttactatctcaacattatctctttatcaatcatgccatgccatgtcatctcaacatttctcatattaattatgccatgccacatcatctcaacagtaataaggtatgaatgcatcaacataatcatatcaggtgcaagaaagtaatcaaccgtaggccctctaatagccctatacggttgaacctagagctcaaaatctatcattatcactctaccggagtcacctctgtgacccgtccggccttctgcacacaagttacgctctagtgcttctcataaatcatctgtgcacataatctaaggtcacccaccagtcggaatctcactaacactctcgcgactggtctgtcgtacccactccgcgtggactgtacgactagcatctacttggatccaaggcgagcgtgcgatgcggtgaatactataagcactaaaccatggtgcaggatttgagctcaatatatatcatcatcatcataacagtaattaaatactcatttGTGCGTctaccgcaccatttcatacatatgcatcataaatcaattcttacctgtgcgtccaccgcaccaattcatacatatgcatcataaatcaattcttacctgtgcgtccaccgcaccaattcatacatatgcatcatatattaattcatgcatggcatttcaactcacatttctatatacttttcatatcaattctatgcatggtatttcacttcccgtttttttccacataactcatatgcatttcattttaaacatattttcatttcaattcaatttctgggaaacgtcaagtatatatatatacggaaaacaaaactgcccactcacagattaCATCGACGTCTCGTAAGTCCCTGAGCATCCCTTGGCCATGCCCGATGCCCGCATAAACCTCACCTATACAAAAGTAACCATTTTGACGTTATTTAACGCCTAACCCAAATCTTAGTTAATAActcctcatatattgctc
This window harbors:
- the LOC126582994 gene encoding pentatricopeptide repeat-containing protein At3g02490, mitochondrial-like; amino-acid sequence: MQAMRQQWRLLLLRARRRPPPHEFIKPSCSQVNSQFNLHSLSSFTSLFHNDTLDPKLSPLLPIFNSQLAKSINSRNPLSRSLSSEPALELKDSDHGVVADIFASPKGADEIRKELESNNVVISHELVLKVLKSLESSPDVARRFFDWVLSCEGERLSSKSYNSMLSVFGVNGFVNEFWDLVAVMKKKGYGVSKWVQDKALEKFEKDGLDGDVEKLRAVFAAGSTDNSPDKICSRVCKIVRNEVWSEDVERQIRDLSVAFSSDMVKMALESLSTEPAKALIFFRWMEESGLLKHDQQTYNAIARVLGREDCIDRFWKVVDEMRSNGYELEMETYVKALGRFCKRKMMKDAVDLYEFAMAGANKPSVHCCTFLLRKIAGGKQLDMSLFSRVVRIFADNGNVLTDSMLNAVLKSLNGVGRYGQCNTVFKAMEEGGLVASGGLQSRIAFRLSSAGKKGATSEFISDMEASGRSSDYKIWSSLIEGHCVAGALDKASDCFQKMLEKEGAASAGYAFDILVDAYCRKNRAIDAYKLLNDSVNEGQLEPWHTTYKLLISKLLVQGGFKDALNILGMMKNHGFPPFIDPFVEYVSKSGTGEDALAFLKAMTSKRFPSTTVFLNVFEAYFKAGRHSEAQNFLSKCPGYIRNHADVLDLFYSAKSGERAAPTAVAA